A stretch of the Vitis vinifera cultivar Pinot Noir 40024 chromosome 16, ASM3070453v1 genome encodes the following:
- the LOC100249528 gene encoding NDR1/HIN1-like protein 6 — MPSTHYQSLLDEVHSIPKLRKGATTAFHCIRVTAGIDMLMADHQKIHPVVDPEAPPTEPLVPRGSFRSEKGDPFQHPPDPPLQRTIPVIHSKPPKRSCCCKCMCWTISLLVLLLVIVGAIAGVLYLVFQPKLPKYSVDSLRITDFQLNYDMTLYAKFDMKIKANNPNKKIGIYYEKGGKLSVWYTNTKLCHGSLPKFYQGHQNTTVLNVVLTGQTQYGSTLMTALQEQQQKRRIPLDLKVDVPVAIKLGKLKLKKVRFLVECLLVVDSLSANNLISIRASDCRFRLKL; from the coding sequence ATGCCATCAACACATTACCAAAGCCTTTTAGATGAAGTTCACTCCATTCCAAAATTGAGAAAAGGTGCTACAACTGCGTTCCATTGCATAAGAGTCACTGCAGGTATAGACATGCTAATGGCGGATCATCAGAAAATTCATCCGGTTGTGGACCCAGAAGCACCGCCAACAGAGCCTCTAGTCCCTCGTGGCTCATTTAGATCAGAAAAAGGTGACCCATTTCAGCATCCTCCAGATCCTCCATTGCAGCGTACCATTCCAGTCATCCACTCAAAACCACCAAAGAGAAGCTGCTGCTGCAAATGCATGTGTTGGACAATCAGCCTCCTTGTCCTGCTGTTGGTTATTGTTGGAGCCATAGCTGGTGTTCTTTACCTTGTCTTCCAGCCAAAACTTCCCAAGTATTCAGTTGATAGCCTGAGAATAACAGACTTCCAACTCAACTATGACATGACCCTGTATGCTAAATTCGACATGAAGATCAAGGCCAATAACCCAAACAAGAAAATTGGTATTTACTACGAGAAAGGGGGTAAACTGAGTGTTTGGTATACAAACACCAAGCTGTGTCATGGGTCACTGCCAAAATTCTACCAGGGCCACCAGAACACCACTGTGCTCAACGTGGTATTAACCGGGCAAACACAATATGGGAGCACTTTGATGACAGCATTGCAGGAGCAACAACAGAAGAGACGCATACCCTTGGATCTTAAGGTTGATGTGCCAGTGGCAATCAAGCTGGGAAAGTTGAAGTTGAAGAAAGTGCGATTCTTGGTAGAATGCTTGTTGGTGGTAGATAGCTTAAGTGCTAATAACCTGATCAGCATCAGAGCAAGTGACTGTAGGTTTAGACTGAAACTCTAG
- the LOC100254610 gene encoding uncharacterized protein LOC100254610, protein MEEMELIEEAKKRCTRVMERVERLDTSKITASCKGTLLKLASSELNFLSSTHLHQSLPLSVNISHLEAVVHILEQPFITGVSRVCKLFPLSPTIGNGEKSDCGAAKGVYLDIVCTLNRNPVWFIVSDRNPKYVSWDECSGNKGLRTRIQQVLDAARSSLTLKPSSVILFFSNGLDQCICEKLQGEFGAYECAVEFPDCSFDFLEEPESEWINVFARSYRGACILEIKVDHVSPSVLVYDVKDSPPDAVGTQIPEKHIDISLGASFSSLILGMKFCCLHAEGVETLLGQDDLINFDTTALIAVVSGISNGGTEKLLAAPETEMRLRFKGNYKFVIAQVLSEIQNPIHVELSGLTSGKRGIICETVHSEFKELVSMCGGPNEKLRADQLLKCLMVVPDSPSARMMGLPTTRKLALKNKVVFGTGDYWHAPTLTANMAFVRAISQTGMSLFTIEHRPRALTGN, encoded by the exons ATGGAAGAGATGGAGTTGATTGAAGAAGCGAAGAAGAGATGCACAAGGGTGATGGAGAGAGTAGAAAGGCTGGATACCTCCAAAATCACAGCTTCCTGCAAGGGCACTCTCCTCAAATTGGCCAGCTCTGAGCTTAATTTCCTCTCCTCTACTCATCTCCACCAATCCCTCCCCCTCAG TGTCAACATTAGTCATTTGGAGGCTGTGGTTCACATTCTTGAGCAGCCTTTCATCACCGGAGTGTCGCGGGTCTGCAAGCTGTTTCCCCTATCACCCACAATTGGAAATGGTGAGAAAAGTGATTGTGGTGCTGCAAAGGGTGTCTATCTTGATATAGTGTGCACTCTCAATAGAAACCCAGTTTGGTTTATTGTGTCTGATAGGAATCCGAAGTATGTTTCTTGGGATGAGTGTTCTGGTAATAAGGGGTTAAGAACCCGAATCCAACAAGTCCTTGATGCAGCCCGATCCTCACTCACATTGAAGCCTTCATCTGTAATTCTTTTCTTCTCTAATGGTCTTGACCAATGTATTTGTGAGAAGCTTCAAGGTGAATTTGGGGCCTATGAGTGTGCAGTAGAGTTTCCTGAttgtagttttgattttttggaGGAACCAGAAAGTGAGTGGATAAATGTATTTGCCAGATCATATCGAGGGGCATGCATCCTTGAAATAAAGGTTGATCATGTCAGCCCCTCTGTATTAGTCTATGACGTCAAGGACTCACCCCCAGATGCTGTTGGAACACAGATCCCTGAGAAGCACATTGATATAAGCTTGGGtgcttctttctcttctctcaTTTTGGGAATGAAATTTTGCTGCTTGCATGCAGAAGGAGTGGAGACCCTTTTAGGTCAAGATGATCTGATCAATTTTGACACAACTGCTTTGATTGCTGTTGTATCGGGAATCAGTAATGGTGGTACTGAGAAACTTCTGGCTGCACCAGAGACTGAAATGAGGCTGCGCTTTAAGGGCAACTATAAATTTGTTATTGCACAG GTGTTGTCGGAAATTCAGAATCCAATACATGTGGAACTGTCTGGGTTAACATCTGGAAAAAGAGGTATCATATGTGAAACTGTTCATTCAGAGTTCAAAGAGCTGGTATCAATGTGTGGAGGGCCCAATGAAAAGTTGAGAGCTGATCAATTACTGAAGTGCCTCAT GGTTGTGCCTGATAGTCCTTCAGCACGCATGATGGGCCTCCCGACCACAAGAAAGCTAGCATTGAAGAACAAGGTTGTTTTTGGCACTGGAGATTACTGGCATGCCCCAACTTTAACAGCAAACATGGCATTTGTGAGAGCCATTTCGCAGACTGGGATGTCTCTGTTTACCATTGAGCATAGACCACGGGCTTTAACTGGCAATTAG